One segment of Curtobacterium poinsettiae DNA contains the following:
- a CDS encoding helix-turn-helix transcriptional regulator — MSSDTVPRVAVGHALRTAQRCGQTPGDAVRTVRAVYGGRDVRFAPTDRFAFRHRTVRHHNVALLSSAVSTAAAASFTPDGTPVLAWSTAGCLRVDDDAPTRPGLPVLLPTDRPFTLLVPAGTVQVLRVERGFLDAVDGVVFDHRFAGRLRSRPTEAEVPHLVARINAVAVNALHPDRNPGGHLSAQVLLAESVLRAYGGADAEPDARTLPRTVNTVQLAQAWLAEHCDRPLQLADVCGAIGVSSRTLQENFVQHVGVSPMTYLLQVRLDRVRIALQLADCAQTTVAEVAHRWGFRHMGRFSSTYHQRFDEYPKETLRTSA; from the coding sequence ATGAGCAGCGACACCGTCCCGCGGGTCGCCGTCGGCCACGCGCTCCGGACGGCCCAGCGGTGCGGCCAGACCCCCGGGGACGCCGTCCGGACGGTGCGTGCCGTGTACGGCGGTCGCGACGTCCGGTTCGCGCCCACCGACCGGTTCGCGTTCCGGCACCGGACGGTGCGCCACCACAACGTCGCGCTGCTCTCGTCGGCGGTCTCGACGGCCGCCGCCGCCTCGTTCACGCCGGACGGCACGCCGGTGCTGGCGTGGTCGACCGCGGGCTGCCTCCGGGTCGACGACGATGCGCCCACCCGGCCCGGCCTGCCGGTGCTCCTGCCGACGGACCGGCCGTTCACGCTGCTCGTGCCGGCGGGGACCGTCCAGGTGCTGCGGGTGGAAAGGGGATTCCTCGACGCCGTCGACGGCGTCGTGTTCGACCACCGCTTCGCCGGCCGACTGCGATCACGCCCGACCGAGGCCGAGGTGCCCCACCTGGTCGCCCGCATCAACGCGGTCGCGGTCAACGCGTTGCACCCCGACCGCAATCCGGGCGGTCACCTGTCGGCGCAGGTGCTGCTGGCCGAGTCCGTCCTGCGGGCCTACGGCGGGGCGGACGCCGAACCCGACGCCCGGACGCTGCCCCGGACGGTGAACACCGTGCAGCTCGCGCAGGCCTGGCTCGCGGAGCACTGCGACCGGCCGCTCCAGCTGGCGGACGTCTGCGGTGCCATCGGGGTCAGCTCCCGCACGCTCCAGGAGAACTTCGTGCAGCACGTCGGCGTGAGCCCCATGACGTACCTGCTGCAGGTCCGCCTCGACCGGGTGCGGATCGCACTGCAACTCGCCGACTGTGCGCAGACGACGGTGGCCGAGGTCGCGCACCGGTGGGGCTTCCGCCACATGGGGCGGTTCTCGAGCACGTACCACCAGCGCTTCGACG
- a CDS encoding glycoside hydrolase family 3 N-terminal domain-containing protein → MTATDATRTAGRDPRLQADSATDATATDATATDATATDATATTAGPRADALLAVMTLDEKVAQLVGYWLDQNGVVAPMQGEMAAVQQGSTLADITRDGIGQFTRVYGTRPVEPDERAAWLWAEQRRLQRETRLGIPALVHEECLTGLAAWKAATFPTPLAWGASFDPQLVEQVAAAIGASMRQLGVHQGLAPVLDVIRDPRWGRVDECIAEDPYLVGTVGTAYVRGLQSAGVDATLKHFLGYSASQAGRNHAPVHAGAREVADVYLPPFEMALRDGGARSVMNSYAEIDGVPVAANGELLTDLLRDRLGFDGTVVADYFSVAFLEVMHGIAADRGEAAALALEAGIDVELPTGDAYLEPLIERVRSGQVDEALVDRAVLRVLRQKERLGLLEPDAFAGDAPTGIDLDTPQHQVLARQLAAKSLVLLSNGSATVDGGSATVDSTAPVLPLAPGVSVAVIGPNADRAEALQGCYSFANHVLASHPDLPLGFAIPTVREAVAQALGPSAVRFAAGCAVTGDDRAGFADAVAVASASDVAVVVVGDQAGLFGRGTVGEGNDTESLDLPGVQRELVEAVVATGTPTVMVLLTGRPYAIGWALDGDQPRPAAVVQAFFPGEGGGLAIADLLTGAASPSGRLPLSLPRSAGAQPFTYLHPRLGGPSDVTAADSTPVRPFGFGLGYTDFAYDELVVDPDVRSDGVFTASVTVRNTGARDGEDVVQLYGHDVHGSVTRPEVQLLGYARVAVAAGESARVRFRVPVQRFAFTDRRMRKVVEPGDVQVWVASHAAASRPGGPVAAGGIVASGDGPVRHPVPGTATERATVAITGAVHEVTPDDPRLVEWSVV, encoded by the coding sequence GTGACCGCGACCGACGCGACGCGGACCGCCGGACGCGACCCGCGCCTCCAGGCCGACAGCGCGACGGACGCGACCGCGACGGACGCGACCGCGACGGACGCGACCGCGACGGACGCGACCGCGACCACCGCCGGCCCCCGCGCCGACGCCCTGCTCGCCGTGATGACCCTCGACGAGAAGGTCGCCCAGCTCGTCGGCTACTGGCTCGACCAGAACGGCGTCGTCGCCCCCATGCAGGGCGAGATGGCGGCTGTGCAGCAGGGCAGCACCCTGGCAGACATCACCCGCGACGGCATCGGGCAGTTCACCCGCGTCTACGGCACCCGCCCCGTCGAACCCGACGAGCGTGCCGCCTGGCTCTGGGCCGAACAGCGCCGCCTGCAGCGCGAGACCCGGCTCGGGATCCCCGCGCTCGTGCACGAGGAGTGCCTGACCGGCCTCGCCGCGTGGAAGGCCGCGACGTTCCCGACCCCGCTGGCGTGGGGTGCGTCGTTCGACCCGCAGCTCGTCGAGCAGGTCGCTGCCGCGATCGGTGCGTCGATGCGCCAGCTCGGCGTCCACCAGGGGCTCGCTCCGGTGCTCGACGTGATCCGTGACCCCCGCTGGGGCCGGGTCGACGAGTGCATCGCCGAGGACCCCTACCTGGTCGGCACGGTCGGCACCGCGTACGTGCGCGGGCTGCAGTCCGCCGGGGTCGACGCGACCCTGAAGCACTTCCTCGGGTACTCGGCGTCGCAGGCGGGGCGGAACCACGCCCCCGTGCACGCCGGGGCGCGCGAGGTGGCCGACGTCTACCTGCCGCCGTTCGAGATGGCGCTGCGCGACGGCGGCGCCCGGAGCGTCATGAACTCGTACGCCGAGATCGACGGCGTGCCCGTCGCGGCGAACGGCGAGCTGCTCACCGACCTGCTCCGCGACCGGCTCGGCTTCGACGGCACGGTCGTCGCGGACTACTTCTCGGTGGCGTTCCTCGAGGTCATGCACGGCATCGCCGCCGATCGTGGCGAGGCCGCGGCGCTGGCGCTCGAGGCCGGCATCGACGTCGAGCTCCCGACCGGTGACGCGTACCTCGAGCCGCTCATCGAGCGCGTCCGCAGCGGTCAGGTGGACGAGGCCCTCGTCGACCGGGCGGTGCTCCGGGTGCTTCGGCAGAAGGAGCGGCTCGGCCTGCTCGAACCGGACGCCTTCGCCGGGGACGCCCCCACCGGCATCGACCTCGACACCCCGCAGCACCAGGTACTCGCACGCCAGCTGGCGGCGAAGTCGCTCGTGCTGCTGTCGAACGGCAGCGCCACCGTCGACGGCGGCAGCGCCACCGTCGACAGCACCGCCCCCGTCCTCCCGCTCGCGCCGGGGGTGTCGGTCGCGGTCATCGGCCCGAACGCCGACCGCGCCGAGGCCCTGCAGGGCTGCTACTCGTTCGCGAACCACGTGCTCGCCTCGCACCCCGACCTGCCGCTCGGCTTCGCGATCCCGACCGTCCGCGAAGCCGTCGCCCAGGCACTCGGCCCGTCGGCGGTCCGCTTCGCAGCGGGCTGCGCCGTCACGGGCGACGACCGGGCCGGCTTCGCCGACGCGGTCGCCGTGGCCTCCGCCTCGGACGTCGCGGTGGTCGTCGTCGGCGACCAGGCAGGGCTCTTCGGCCGCGGCACGGTCGGCGAGGGCAACGACACCGAGTCGCTCGACCTGCCCGGCGTGCAGCGTGAGCTGGTCGAGGCCGTCGTCGCGACCGGTACCCCCACCGTGATGGTGCTGCTCACCGGCCGGCCGTACGCGATCGGCTGGGCGCTCGACGGCGACCAGCCGCGTCCGGCCGCGGTCGTGCAGGCGTTCTTCCCGGGCGAGGGCGGCGGGCTGGCGATCGCCGACCTGCTCACCGGTGCCGCCTCGCCCTCGGGCCGCCTGCCGCTGTCCCTGCCCCGGTCCGCCGGTGCGCAGCCGTTCACCTACCTGCACCCGCGGCTCGGCGGTCCGTCGGACGTCACGGCCGCCGACTCGACGCCGGTGCGGCCGTTCGGCTTCGGTCTCGGCTACACCGACTTCGCCTACGACGAGCTCGTCGTCGATCCGGACGTCCGGTCCGACGGCGTCTTCACCGCGTCGGTGACGGTCCGGAACACCGGGGCCCGTGACGGTGAGGACGTCGTGCAGCTCTACGGGCACGACGTGCACGGCAGCGTCACCAGGCCCGAGGTGCAGCTCCTCGGGTACGCGCGGGTCGCGGTCGCCGCGGGGGAGTCCGCGCGGGTCCGCTTCCGCGTCCCGGTGCAGCGCTTTGCGTTCACCGACCGTCGGATGCGCAAGGTGGTCGAGCCGGGCGACGTGCAGGTCTGGGTCGCGTCGCACGCGGCGGCGTCACGGCCGGGAGGCCCGGTGGCAGCGGGTGGGATCGTCGCCTCGGGCGACGGGCCGGTCCGACACCCCGTCCCCGGCACCGCCACGGAGCGCGCCACCGTCGCGATCACGGGCGCGGTGCACGAGGTCACCCCGGACGATCCCCGCCTGGTGGAGTGGTCGGTCGTCTGA
- a CDS encoding glycosyl hydrolase family 18 protein, which produces MDQVPTTASGPEHNGARLSRTVHEALRFVHAHAREAISVPDNAAAAHLSTRGLQSALRRELQTSPASYLRGVRLEGVRRDRAHAVVGTRPPRTTGRTLRMTPDHRARWTVLLAAALTAGLALAGCTAPTAARADGFDVTGFQPENADTALVDANAAAMDVVGVDGLLLNSTGTKVTAPSRAAKAQRNRAHANGLTAQLLVSNYSEADGDFSEPIARKLLTSPANRARVVRSLAADVATGGWDSVMIDLEALTPAEKPGLTAFARELRAAVGDDVRLDIALSASTTAAGYARLGYDVRALRAPLDHLTLMAYDQHGPWEPDAPGPVGSLAWSSKAARALATLAPADQIVLGVAGYGYHWKGTRPAGQLSDAQARLRVRKAGATARWDTTVGEWTATLRSGEVLWWSDARSLRERVALAERLGLTGVAVWSLDLSDRIEPVG; this is translated from the coding sequence ATGGACCAGGTACCGACCACGGCGAGTGGTCCCGAGCACAACGGAGCACGGCTGTCCCGCACCGTGCACGAGGCGCTGCGGTTCGTGCACGCCCACGCCCGCGAAGCGATCTCGGTACCGGACAACGCCGCCGCTGCCCACCTGTCGACCCGCGGCCTGCAGAGCGCGCTCCGACGAGAGCTGCAGACCTCTCCCGCGTCGTACCTGCGCGGTGTACGGCTCGAAGGGGTCCGCCGCGACCGAGCTCACGCCGTGGTCGGCACCCGACCACCCCGAACGACAGGACGGACCCTCCGCATGACTCCCGACCACCGTGCCCGCTGGACGGTACTGCTCGCAGCCGCGCTCACCGCAGGACTCGCGCTCGCCGGCTGCACGGCCCCGACCGCCGCCCGGGCCGACGGGTTCGACGTGACCGGCTTCCAGCCAGAGAACGCCGACACGGCACTGGTGGACGCGAACGCTGCCGCGATGGACGTGGTCGGCGTCGACGGGCTGCTGCTGAACAGCACGGGGACGAAGGTCACCGCCCCGTCGCGCGCCGCCAAGGCCCAGCGCAACCGGGCCCACGCGAACGGCCTCACCGCGCAGCTGCTCGTGAGCAACTACTCCGAGGCCGACGGGGACTTCAGCGAGCCGATCGCGCGGAAACTGCTCACCTCGCCCGCGAACCGCGCCCGGGTCGTCCGTTCGCTCGCCGCCGACGTGGCAACGGGCGGCTGGGACTCGGTCATGATCGACCTCGAGGCGCTGACCCCGGCCGAGAAGCCCGGTCTCACCGCCTTCGCCCGGGAGCTCCGGGCAGCCGTCGGCGACGACGTCCGGCTCGACATCGCCCTGTCCGCGTCGACCACCGCCGCCGGGTACGCCCGTCTCGGCTACGACGTGCGAGCCCTCCGTGCCCCGCTCGACCACCTGACGCTCATGGCGTACGACCAGCACGGCCCCTGGGAGCCGGACGCGCCGGGCCCCGTCGGGTCGCTCGCGTGGTCGTCGAAGGCCGCCCGTGCCCTCGCGACCCTCGCCCCCGCCGACCAGATCGTGCTCGGCGTCGCAGGGTACGGCTACCACTGGAAGGGGACGCGTCCGGCCGGCCAGCTCTCGGACGCCCAGGCACGACTGCGGGTCCGGAAGGCGGGCGCGACCGCCCGGTGGGACACGACGGTCGGCGAGTGGACCGCGACCCTGCGGAGCGGCGAGGTGCTCTGGTGGTCCGACGCACGCTCCCTGCGCGAACGGGTCGCCCTGGCGGAGCGGCTCGGCCTGACCGGCGTCGCCGTCTGGTCACTCGACCTGTCCGACCGGATCGAACCGGTCGGGTGA